From Mariprofundus sp. NF, one genomic window encodes:
- a CDS encoding B-box zinc finger protein yields MKEKSAAESKRCPLVLKKKDGSTTNIYCDDHLESRSTFKCLKCGHFFCEECVGGEDHDKTYCVSCKSFYVQDEKKRQAQMKKATDAVSSSKKVELTLSALGFSLIIALGYYVYVNSPAPVVQRSNLSPEEAKMVQAANRLVTETGLLVQQEILESKRLLEEPLDAARVSDE; encoded by the coding sequence ATGAAAGAAAAAAGTGCCGCAGAAAGCAAACGTTGCCCCCTGGTTCTTAAAAAGAAAGACGGCTCAACCACGAATATCTACTGCGACGATCACCTTGAGAGTCGCTCCACATTTAAATGTCTGAAATGCGGCCACTTCTTCTGCGAAGAGTGCGTGGGTGGAGAGGACCACGACAAAACTTACTGTGTTAGCTGCAAGAGCTTCTATGTGCAGGATGAGAAAAAACGCCAAGCACAAATGAAGAAAGCAACTGATGCCGTGTCATCATCAAAAAAAGTTGAACTTACGCTTTCCGCATTGGGGTTTAGTTTGATTATTGCTCTGGGTTATTATGTATATGTAAATAGCCCAGCCCCCGTCGTTCAGAGAAGCAATTTGAGCCCAGAAGAAGCGAAAATGGTGCAGGCCGCCAATCGTCTGGTAACTGAGACCGGCCTTTTGGTTCAACAGGAAATCCTTGAGTCCAAACGTCTATTGGAAGAGCCGCTGGATGCCGCAAGAGTTAGTGATGAATAA
- a CDS encoding prepilin-type N-terminal cleavage/methylation domain-containing protein, with protein sequence MNNREDGFTLIEVVIATAIIGILSATAIPAYRIYAQNSEMTVAEVNLRNGLKYFAAGLEYHPATGALSELVSQGYLPNIPNDPWTSKSPAVTSTEEVVDWFYSNDGQELVLYAFSGRGTEIRMPSLGNTAPGTAGAGGAGNDGAGALTPAQTAMQDQIDAAQAILDAANKEMAHLQNLLAFHQAAREAAIAAGHKGKKKQAKIDNVLKRIDEFKKTFSSAQAAVTSLQAQYDGLPPP encoded by the coding sequence ATGAATAACAGGGAAGATGGATTCACGCTAATCGAGGTAGTCATTGCCACGGCAATTATTGGCATACTTTCAGCTACGGCTATACCTGCCTATCGTATTTATGCACAGAATAGCGAGATGACGGTAGCAGAAGTCAATCTTCGCAACGGGCTTAAATATTTTGCTGCAGGATTGGAGTACCACCCTGCTACTGGAGCGCTTAGCGAATTGGTTTCACAGGGTTACCTACCAAACATTCCCAATGATCCATGGACATCGAAAAGCCCAGCGGTTACCAGTACCGAAGAGGTTGTTGACTGGTTTTACTCAAATGACGGGCAAGAATTGGTACTCTATGCCTTCAGTGGAAGGGGAACAGAAATCAGGATGCCTAGCCTTGGCAATACAGCGCCTGGAACAGCTGGAGCTGGAGGTGCTGGAAACGATGGGGCTGGAGCCCTTACTCCAGCGCAAACAGCCATGCAGGATCAAATAGATGCTGCCCAAGCTATACTGGATGCTGCAAACAAAGAGATGGCACATCTGCAGAATCTATTGGCTTTTCACCAAGCGGCTCGTGAGGCCGCTATAGCAGCGGGCCACAAAGGAAAAAAGAAGCAGGCGAAAATAGACAACGTGCTAAAGAGAATTGATGAATTCAAGAAAACCTTCAGTAGTGCACAGGCAGCAGTCACTTCCCTTCAGGCTCAATATGATGGACTACCACCGCCATAA